In the Theobroma cacao cultivar B97-61/B2 chromosome 1, Criollo_cocoa_genome_V2, whole genome shotgun sequence genome, one interval contains:
- the LOC18612214 gene encoding phytoene synthase 2, chloroplastic, with translation MAGVLLWVICPKENATALLSLIPKSGKQKRSRLCPTLKFATGVSAFSSAVANPARSSEEKVYEVVLKQAALVKEQRQKKALDLKRTAETDGMTDWDLLNEAYDRCGEVCAEYAKTFYLGTLLMTPERRRAVWAIYVWCRRTDELVDGPNAPHITPRALDRWEKRLDDLFEGRPYDMFDAALSDTVSKYPVDIQPFKDMIEGMRLDLRKSRYKNFDELYLYCYYVAGTVGLMSVPVMGIAPESKASTESVYNAALALGIANQLTNILRDVGEDARRGRIYLPQDELARAGLSDDDIFCGQVTDKWRSFMKDQIKRARMFFDEAEKGVAELNAASRWPVWASLLLYRQILDAIEANDYNNFTKRAYVGKAKKFASLPVAYGRALMGTSKLSDLART, from the exons ATGGCTGGTGTTCTTCTTTGGGTGATATGTCCCAAAGAGAATGCCACCGCTTTACTCAGTTTGATACCAAAGAGTGGTAAACAGAAAAGGTCTAGGTTGTGTCCGACACTCAAGTTCGCAACAGGGGTCTCAGCCTTTTCAAGTGCAGTAGCAAACCCTGCAAGATCTTCAGAGGAGAAGGTTTATGAAGTGGTTTTAAAGCAGGCTGCGTTGGTTAAAGAACAGAGACAAAAGAAAGCTTTGGATTTGAAAAGAACAGCTGAAACTGATGGTATGACAGATTGGGATCTCTTGAATGAAGCTTATGATAGGTGTGGTGAAGTCTGTGCCGAGTATGCCAAGACTTTCTACTTGG GTACATTACTTATGACACCAGAGCGTCGGAGAGCTGTCTGGGCGATTTACG TTTGGTGTAGAAGGACTGATGAGCTTGTGGATGGACCTAATGCTCCACACATCACACCCAGGGCTCTTGACAGATGGGAGAAAAGATTAGATGACCTTTTTGAAGGTCGTCCCTATGATATGTTTGATGCTGCTTTGTCTGATACGGTCTCAAAGTACCCTGTAGATATACAG CCCTTCAAGGACATGATAGAGGGAATGAGGTTAGATTTAAGGAAATCGAGATATAAGAACTTTGATGAGCTCTACCTTTATTGCTATTATGTTGCTGGGACAGTGGGACTAATGAGTGTTCCAGTGATGGGAATTGCACCTGAATCAAAGGCATCGACAGAGAGCGTCTATAACGCTGCATTAGCCCTTGGAATCGCTAATCAGCTTACTAATATACTCCGAGATGTTGGCGAAGA TGCTAGGAGGGGAAGAATATATCTACCACAAGATGAACTGGCACGTGCCGGCCTTTCCGACGATGACATATTTTGCGGCCAGGTAACAGACAAGTGGAGAAGTTTTATGAAAGATCAAATAAAACGAGCAAGGATGTTCTTTGACGAGGCTGAAAAAGGTGTTGCGGAGCTAAATGCAGCTAGCAGATGGCCAGTGTGGGCATCACTGTTGCTATATCGACAGATTTTAGACGCCATTGAAGCAAATGACTATAACAACTTCACCAAAAGAGCTTATGTTGgaaaagcaaagaaatttgCTTCACTTCCAGTGGCATATGGAAGGGCACTTATGGGCACTTCTAAATTGTCTGACTTGGCACGTACttga
- the LOC18612215 gene encoding protein JASON isoform X1 → MVCCFLNGELGLGIITRSVVRFLDQTVCRAMGCFFGCFRVRDDRSRPHLVSSSSKSTERGVSRNRLSSLFLDEEKGDCPSNHLGSPQIDKGLKDEAKFLKACGTIPETPAEIRKASRRFKQSPPCGGDSEPSKFQSWLPNTSIDKFQLDKQSDQPPTPIKLFEALERGPDSSENTPTSISNAANTGRFSMGSTEGSEALNVDKTVKIDIVSTSAYGRNKSVRFECESDASSSKSENGGQNSKKLELPGYQSASKPSPNPTPLKLSDEMQTPGTVFPSNLENLANGKTRIRSQYVYSVLNPAENASQLNVMKEEPFSSKEMLGEPKKSPERPENAALKLGMGVEGTSRAEESEVEGSLSSWLKPKQNNIDDRYKNIQSNYSKLPPFGRTPGDRPIIGMVAAHWNEEESSHVTPKWWDGNGIPNSTNKYKEDQKVSWHATPFEERLEKALSDESLISQRLGVYISDPSVGPCKQIEGITSYSTILLKATFLLDNNIVDEVKTNGPGLFQSD, encoded by the exons ATGGTATGCTGTTTCCTGAATGGAGAGTTAGGGTTGGGGATAATCACGAGATCAGTGGTGAGATTTCTTGATCAGACGGTTTGCAGAGCCATGGGATGTTTCTTTGGATGCTTTCGGGTCAGAGACGATCGCTCCCGCCCTCACCTCGTCTCCTCCTCCTCCAAATCCACC GAACGTGGAGTTTCTCGAAATCGTTTATCGTCGCTCTTTCTTGATGAAG AGAAAGGAGATTGTCCATCCAATCATTTGGGGTCTCCACAAATTGATAAAGGTCTCAAGGATGAG GCGAAATTCCTTAAAGCTTGTGGAACAATACCAGAGACTCCGGCTGAAATTCGGAAAGCATCTCGGAGGTTTAAGCAGTCGCCGCCTTGTGGTGGGGATTCAGAACCTTCAAAATTCCAGTCATGGCTTCCCAACACATCCATCGATAAGTTTCAGTTGGATAAGCAATCTGATCAGCCCCCTACGCCCATCAAACTTTTCGAGGCGTTGGAGAGGGGGCCAGATTCTTCGGAAAATACACCTACCAG TATATCAAATGCAGCAAACACTGGGAGGTTCTCTATGGGTTCTACTGAAGGTAGTGAGGCACTGAATGTCGATAAAACAGTCAAGATTGATATTGTTTCGACTTCAGCTTATGGAAGGAACAAGTCTGTACGCTTTGAATGTGAATCTGATGCATCTTCTTCAAAATCTGAAAACGGTGGTCAGAATTCAAAGAAACTTGAATTACCAGGTTACCAAAGTGCATCAAAGCCCTCGCCTAATCCAACCCCATTAAAGCTTTCTGATGAAATGCAAACCCCTGGAACTGTTTTTCCTTCAAACCTAGAAAACTTGGCAAATGGGAAGACTCGGATCAGGTCTCAATATGTTTATTCGGTCTTGAATCCAGCTGAGAATGCCTCTCAGTTGAATGTGATGAAGGAGGAGCCATTTAGCTCCAAAGAGATGTTGGGAGAGCCGAAAAAATCTCCTGAGCGACCAGAAAATGCCGCCCTCAAGCTAGGAATGGGAGTAGAAGGAACTTCTCGGGCAGAAGAGTCAGAGGTGGAAGGAAGCTTGTCTTCTTGGCTGAAGCCAAAACAGAATAACATTGATGATCGTTATAAAAATATCCAGTCTAATTATAGCAAACTCCCTCCTTTTGGTAGAACCCCTGGGGACAGGCCCATCATTGGTATGGTCGCTGCTCACTGGAATGAGGAAGAGTCTTCCCATGTAACGCCCAAGTGGTGGGATGGGAATGGCATCCCGAATTCAACTAATAAATACAAGGAG GATCAGAAGGTCAGTTGGCATGCAACCCCATTTGAAGAGAGGCTGGAAAAGGCACTGTCTGACGAGAGTCTCATCTCTCAGAG GTTGGGTGTCTACATCTCTGACCCCTCTGTTGGCCCTTGTAAACAAATTGAAGGAATAACTTCATATTCAACAATTTTGTTGAAGGCGACCTTTTTGCTGGATAACAACATTGTAGATGAAGTGAAAACAAATGGGCCAGGATTGTTTCAATCTGATTAA
- the LOC18612215 gene encoding protein JASON isoform X2, translating to MVCCFLNGELGLGIITRSVVRFLDQTVCRAMGCFFGCFRVRDDRSRPHLVSSSSKSTERGVSRNRLSSLFLDEEKGDCPSNHLGSPQIDKGLKDEAKFLKACGTIPETPAEIRKASRRFKQSPPCGGDSEPSKFQSWLPNTSIDKFQLDKQSDQPPTPIKLFEALERGPDSSENTPTSISNAANTGRFSMGSTEGSEALNVDKTVKIDIVSTSAYGRNKSVRFECESDASSSKSENGGQNSKKLELPGYQSASKPSPNPTPLKLSDEMQTPGTVFPSNLENLANGKTRIRSQYVYSVLNPAENASQLNVMKEEPFSSKEMLGEPKKSPERPENAALKLGMGVEGTSRAEESEVEGSLSSWLKPKQNNIDDRYKNIQSNYSKLPPFGRTPGDRPIIGMVAAHWNEEESSHVTPKWWDGNGIPNSTNKYKEDQKVSWHATPFEERLEKALSDESLISQSKHVNKTPMVFDETDESDTALSQLRPSSHSKSVVSF from the exons ATGGTATGCTGTTTCCTGAATGGAGAGTTAGGGTTGGGGATAATCACGAGATCAGTGGTGAGATTTCTTGATCAGACGGTTTGCAGAGCCATGGGATGTTTCTTTGGATGCTTTCGGGTCAGAGACGATCGCTCCCGCCCTCACCTCGTCTCCTCCTCCTCCAAATCCACC GAACGTGGAGTTTCTCGAAATCGTTTATCGTCGCTCTTTCTTGATGAAG AGAAAGGAGATTGTCCATCCAATCATTTGGGGTCTCCACAAATTGATAAAGGTCTCAAGGATGAG GCGAAATTCCTTAAAGCTTGTGGAACAATACCAGAGACTCCGGCTGAAATTCGGAAAGCATCTCGGAGGTTTAAGCAGTCGCCGCCTTGTGGTGGGGATTCAGAACCTTCAAAATTCCAGTCATGGCTTCCCAACACATCCATCGATAAGTTTCAGTTGGATAAGCAATCTGATCAGCCCCCTACGCCCATCAAACTTTTCGAGGCGTTGGAGAGGGGGCCAGATTCTTCGGAAAATACACCTACCAG TATATCAAATGCAGCAAACACTGGGAGGTTCTCTATGGGTTCTACTGAAGGTAGTGAGGCACTGAATGTCGATAAAACAGTCAAGATTGATATTGTTTCGACTTCAGCTTATGGAAGGAACAAGTCTGTACGCTTTGAATGTGAATCTGATGCATCTTCTTCAAAATCTGAAAACGGTGGTCAGAATTCAAAGAAACTTGAATTACCAGGTTACCAAAGTGCATCAAAGCCCTCGCCTAATCCAACCCCATTAAAGCTTTCTGATGAAATGCAAACCCCTGGAACTGTTTTTCCTTCAAACCTAGAAAACTTGGCAAATGGGAAGACTCGGATCAGGTCTCAATATGTTTATTCGGTCTTGAATCCAGCTGAGAATGCCTCTCAGTTGAATGTGATGAAGGAGGAGCCATTTAGCTCCAAAGAGATGTTGGGAGAGCCGAAAAAATCTCCTGAGCGACCAGAAAATGCCGCCCTCAAGCTAGGAATGGGAGTAGAAGGAACTTCTCGGGCAGAAGAGTCAGAGGTGGAAGGAAGCTTGTCTTCTTGGCTGAAGCCAAAACAGAATAACATTGATGATCGTTATAAAAATATCCAGTCTAATTATAGCAAACTCCCTCCTTTTGGTAGAACCCCTGGGGACAGGCCCATCATTGGTATGGTCGCTGCTCACTGGAATGAGGAAGAGTCTTCCCATGTAACGCCCAAGTGGTGGGATGGGAATGGCATCCCGAATTCAACTAATAAATACAAGGAG GATCAGAAGGTCAGTTGGCATGCAACCCCATTTGAAGAGAGGCTGGAAAAGGCACTGTCTGACGAGAGTCTCATCTCTCAGAG TAAGCATGTCAACAAAACACCAATGGTTTTTGATGAGACTGATGAAAGCGATACTGCACTGTCTCAGCTGCGACCTTCCTCACATTCCAAATCAGTTGTTTCATTCTGA